The genomic stretch ACCAAAAACTTGGCAGCAAAAAATTGAAAAACAATTTGAAGCTCCAGTAATCGTTTTACAGAAAGATAAGATGGAAGAATTACCTGCTTTTGATATGGTTAGAGCCGCTGTAAACCTAATGGTTGCTGCCGTTTTAATATCAATAGCAACTTCCTATAAATTACCACTTTCAACTACATATGTAACTTTTATGGTTGCTATGGGAACTTCATTAGCCGATAGAGCTTGGGGAGCAGAAAGTGCCGTTTACAGAGTTGCAGGCGTATTAAATGTTATTGGAGGCTGGTTCTTTACTGCATTTAGTGCATTTCTTGCTGCCGGATTAGTAGCATTTCTACTAAACTTGAATTTGGTATTAATGTTTCCACTTTTATTAGTGCTTGCTTTTGGATTATTGGTGAGAAATTATATCTCTCACAATAAAAAGAATAAAGAATCTAAAGCAGAAGATCGTTTGCAGAAAGCAGAAAGTAGCTCTGTACAAGGTGTTATTCTTGAAAGTGCTGGTAATATTGCAAACGTAGTAAAACGTGGTAATAGAATTTACACAAGTGCAATTAACGGATTAGCTAAACAAGATTTAGCAATGCTTAAAAAGAACAAAAAGAATATCTCTAAACTTTCAAACGAGATTGATGATTTGCGTGATAATATCTTCTATTTTATTAAAAACTTAGACGAATCTAGTATTGGCGCGAGTAATTTTTACATCAATATTTTAGGCTACTTGCAAGATTTTGCTCAGTCATTGGAATACATTTCAAAGGCGAGTTTAAAACATGTAAACAACAATCATAAAAAGCTAAAATTCAGTCAAATCAAAGAATTAAAGCAAGTTGATGAAGCGTTAGAACATTTATTCATTAAAACAAAAGATGCATTTGACTCTCGTTCTTTTGAAGAAATTGGAGTTGTCTTAGCTGAAAAAGATGCTATTTTTCAATTAGTGCGTCAAAAGATTCAAACACAGGTAGAACGTACACGCACGGAAGAATCGAGTCCTAAGAATACAACCTTATACTTTAGTTTATTATTAGAGACCAAAGATTTACTGAAAGCAACGGTAGCGCTGTTAGAAGAATACCACGATGCGCATGACGGTTTCTGTTGAACCTGCTACAATTGCGACGAAGGATAAAGAAACAGATCAAGGCGATGCCGCGAAAGAAACAAAATAATTTATACAAACATTTTAAATATAAAAACGCAATCATTTTGGTTGTGTTTTTTGTTTTTGAAATGTTTTGCACCAAAATCAAATCTTTTAAAATCATTAAAAACCGCTATCTTGGGCTTCACTAATTTTAGCAAATTCCCATGAAGAAATCATTTTTCTATTGCCTACTATGCTGTTTTATCTATATAACAACGGCAACGAGCCAAGAACTTACAGGACAACAATTACTAGAAAAAGCTATTGAATATCACGATCCTAATAGCAATTGGGAAACTTTCAACGGAACGTTAAACGTAACGATGGAAACGCCTAAAAATGCACCTCGCGTAAGTACGATTAAGATTAATTTGCCAAAGGAATATTTTTATGTAAAAGCTTCGCGCGATGCTAAAACGACTGAATACACGGTTGAAAAAGATACGTGTGTAATTACTTTTAATGGTGAAACAAACATTTCTGATAAAGTTGCCAAAGAGAATAATCTCAGTTGCGATCGTGCCAATATGTATAAAAATTATTACACGTATTTATATGGTTTGCCAATGAAATTGAAAGATGCAGGAACTGTTATTCATCCAAAAGTAACGAAGAAAACCTTCAAGGGAAAAAAATACTTAGTCTTAAAAGTAACGTATAAAGAAAGCGTTGGAAAAGATACTTGGTATTTTTATTTTGATCCAAAAACGTATGCAATGGAAGTATATCAGTTTTTTAAAGATGAATCTAAAAATGATGGCGAATACATTCTATTAACGGATGAAACTGTTATTAACGATATCAAAATACCTAAAAAACGCGCTTGGTATTATAATAAGGATAATGGATATTTGGGAACGGATATATTGAAATAGATCGCTTTGCTGTTAGCTGTTAGACCGGTTTGCTATTAGATCGCTACGCTTTTAGATTGTTGCACTTCTTAGATTGTTAGACGAAACGCTAGCGCGAGTTTCAAAACTCGTGCCGATACACGAGCTCAAAATTAGATTACTTTGCCATTCCTCAAATAACCAATCAAAATACATCTAACAATCCAAGAAGTCCAGAAATCTAGAAATCTAGAAAAGGGAACGCTTATTACAAACGTTCCCTTTTTCTATTGTCAATTTTCTATTTTATAACTTAAGAACCACACATTAAGCAATCATCATCTTCGCCTTCTTTCGATCTTGCTATGATTTCCTTCAATTCTTCTGGCGTTAAAGGCTCAACTGCTACAGGAGTTGGCTTTTCCCCTACTGTTTCTGCTGCAACTGTTACTGCCGCGGCTGCTTCAATAGCTACAGGTTCTTGCTTTACCTCTTTTGCTACGGTAAATTTAATTGCATCTACTGCCGATTTTGTTCGTAAGTAATACATTCCCGTTTTCAATCCAGATTTCCAAGCGTAGAAGTGCATTGATGTTAATTTAGACATCGTTGCGCCTTCCATAAACAAGTTCAATGATTGCGATTGATCAATGAAATATCCTCTGTGACGAGACATGTCAATGATATCTTTCATACTCAATTCCCAAACAGTTTTATACAATTCTTTGATGTCTTGTGGAATTTCCTCCATGTGTTGAATAGAACCATTCGCACGCATCAAATCTTGTTTTAAATCTTCTGTCCATAAACCTAAGTTTACTAAATCTTCTAGTAAATGCTTATTTACCACAATAAATTCTCCCGAAAGGACTCTACGTGTATAAATATTTGAAGTGTATGGCTCAAAACATTCGTTGTTTCCAAGAATCTGCGAAGTGGAAGCTGTTGGCATTGGCGCTACTAATAACGAGTTACGCACACCATTTTTCATCACTTCTGTACGCAATTTTGCCCAGTCCCAACGTCCGCTGAGTTCTTCATCTTTAATTCCCCATAAGTTATATTGAAATTCTCCTTGTGATATTGGCGAACCTTCATAACTCTGGTATGTTCCTTCTTCTATTGCCATTTCCATGGAAGCTGTAACTGCTGCAAAATATAAAGTTTCAAATATTTCTTGATTCAGTTTCTTAGCTTCGTCTGACGTAAACGGCATTCTCAATTTGATGAAAGTATCTGCCAATCCTTGCACACCTAATCCAATTGGACGGTGACGGAAGTTTGAATTTTCCGCTTCCTTTACAGGATAGTAATTTCTATCAATTACTTTGTTTAAGTTTCTTGTTACACGTTTGGTTACACGGAATAATTCTTTGTGATCAAATTCTTTTCCTTTTATAAACATTGGCAATGCAATCGAAGCCAAATTACAAACCGCTACTTCATCAGGAGACGTATACTCCATGATTTCTGTACATAAGTTTGAAGAACGAATGGTTCCTAAATTCTTTTGGTTCGATTTGCGGTTTGCTGCATCTTTATACAACATATACGGCGTTCCTGTTTCAATTTGAGATTCTAGGATTTTCTCCCATAACTCACGCGCCTTAATTGTTTTTCTTCCTTTTCCTGCTGATTCGTATTTTAAGTATAATTCTTCAAACTCTTCACTATGTACGTTGAATAAGTTTGGACATTCATTTGGACACATTAACGTCCATGAACTATCTTCTTGAACACGTTCCATAAATAAATCTGGAATCCACATTGCGTAGAACAAATCGCGGGCACGCATTTCTTCTTTCCCATGATTCTTCTTCAAATCAAGAAAATCAAAAATATCTGCATGCCAAGGTTCTATATATATTGCGAATGAACCTTTCCGTTTTCCGCCACCTTGATCTACATAACGCGCTGTGTCATTGAATACTTGTAACATTGGCACAATTCCGTTACTAGTTCCGTTGGTTCCTGCAATGTATGAACCAGTTGCACGAACATTGTGAATAGATAACCCGATTCCACCAGCTGATTGAGAGATTCTCGCCGTTTGTTTTAACGTATCATAAATACCGTCAATACTATCATCTTTCATTGCCAATAAGAAGCAGGATGACATTTGAGGTTTTGGAGTTCCAGAGTTGAATAACGTTGGCGTTGCATGCGTAAAATACTTTTTAGACATCAACTCGTAGGTTTCAATCGCTGAATCCAAATCATTTAAGTGAATTCCGATAGAAACACGCATCAACATGTGTTGTGGACGTTCTGAAATTTTTCCATTTAACTTTAATAAGTACGAACGCTCCAACGTTTTAAATCCGAAGTAATCGTATCCAAAATCGCGGTTATAGATAATTGTAGAATCTAAACGATCTGCATTTTCCATAATTACCTTATAAACTTCATCAGATAATAATGGCGCTTCTTTTCCGGTTCTTGGATTTACATATTGATATAAATCCTCCATCGCCTCAGAGAAAGATTTTTTCGTGTTTTTGTGTAAGTTAGATACAGAAATACGCGCAGCCAATCGAGCATAATCAGGATGCGTAGTCGTCATAGTGGCGGCAATTTCTGCTGCCAAGTTATCTAATTCTGAAGTCGTTACTCCATCGTATAATCCTTCAATAACACGCATGGCAACTTTTACAGGATCTACCAAGTCGTTTAAGCCATAGCATAACTTTCTCACGCGTGAAGTGATCTTGTCAAACATCATTGGTTCTTTTCTTCCGTCTCTTTTTGCTACAAACATATGCTCGTTAATTTTTTAGTTTTTTCCTGAAACTCGTTCAGAAAAGGGGTTAGTTATTTTACCAATTTTTTGGCGAAAAAATCAGTGTTTAGGGAATTTCTTTATGTTTTTTAAATTTTGATTGCGTGCAACCAAAATCAACTGTTTTTTTGCTAGAAATCAGCGTCAAAGCTGAATTTATCTGATTCTTCTTCTTTGTTTAAAACACCTGCTTTTTGATATTCAGATACTCTTTTTTCGAAGAAGTTTGTTTTACCTTGAAGGGAAATCATATCCATAAAATCAAATGGATTTGATACATTATACTCCTTTTCACAATTCAATTCTTGTAAAAGTCTGTCGGTAACAAACTCCAAGTATTGTGTCATTAATTTAGCGTTCATTCCAATAAGACTTACTGGCAATGATTCCGTGACAAACTCACGTTCTATATTTAACGCATCAACAATAATGGCACGAATACGTTCTTTAGGAACTTTATTTACAAGGTGATTATTGTGCAAATGCACCGCAAAATCACAATGCACACCTTCATCACGAGAAATTAACTCGTTCGAAAATGTTAATCCTGGCATAATTCCTCTTTTCTTCAACCAATAAATAGAACAGAAAGCTCCTGAAAAGAAAATACCTTCTACAGCTGCAAACGCAATTAAACGTTCAGCAAAACTTGGCGAATCAATCCATTGTAAAGCCCAATCTGCTTTCTTTTTAATAGCTGGGAAATTATCAATTGCTTGAAACAGCATCCCTTTTTCCTTTTCATCTTTCACGTATGTATCAATAAGTAATGAATAGGTTTCAGAATGTATGTTTTCCATCATGATTTGAAATCCGTAGAAAAATTTAGCTTCCGAATATTGCACTTCATTTACGAAGTTTTCCGCTAAGTTTTCATTTACAATTCCATCTGATGCTGCAAAAAATGCTAAGATGTGTTTTATAAAATAACGCTCGTCATCATTTAATTTCGTTGTCCAATCCGTAAGATCTTGGTGTAAATCAATTTCTTCCGCTGTCCAAAAACTAGCTTCCGATTTCTTGTACCATTCCCAAATATCCGCGTGTTTGATTGGAAAAATCACAAATCTGTCTTTATTTTCTTGTAAAATGGGTTCTATTGCTGATGACATAAAATTATTGGGGTTTTTAATGTAAAATTTAATATAAAGACTCTCGTTTGATTTGGGAAATACAAAGATGGAGAAATGTACGGTAAAATAAAAGACTAACTTATTCACAAAGCAAGCAAGTTTTTAACAACGATACAGTTTTTTCCCACTTTTGTGTTAATTTTTAAAATGGCATTTTTTATTGATAATCAGATAGTTAAGGGTTTTAATTTTTGCTCAGGTGCTATGAACCATAACATTTGAAAAAAAAATGAGAAAAAGAAATTTTAAAGATTTAGCGACCTAATTTTTGTGCTGTCTTCTCTAATTCTAAATACCAATCTTCGCCAAATTTTCGAATTAAAGCTTCCTTGACAAATTTATAAACCGGAACTTGCAATTCTTTTCCTAAAGTACATGCATCATCGCAAACTTGCCACTTATGATAATTCACAGCTGCAAATTCACTATAATCTTGCACACGAACAGGATATAAATGACATGAAATCGGTTTTTTCCAACTGACCAAACCTTTGTTATATGCTTGTTCAATTCCGCACATCGCAACTTTTTTATCGTCAAAAGTAACATATGCACATTCAGCACCATTTACTAATGGAGTTTCTAGTTCACCTTTTTCAGTTACAATATAGGTTCCTTGTTGTTCAATAGCTTCAATTCCCTCTTTTCTGAGGAATGGTTTCACGGTTTCATAAATATCTTCTAGAATTTTAATTTCGTCTTTTTCCAGCGGCGCTCCAGCATCTCCTGCAACACAACAAACACCTTTACAGGCATGTAAATTGCATACAAAATCCTTTTCAATAATATCTTCCGAAACAATGGTTTTTCCTAAATGAAACATGCTGCAAAGATACTTTTTTCTTTGTCTGAAATTCTGTGAAAAGTTCAATTTTTTGAACATATTTAATTAACATTAATTTAAAGTAAATATTACAAGCTTTAGTATTGTTTGTTTGTGGAATGCTGTACTTTTGCCGCCAATTTAAAAAAACCCTAAAATGGATTTGGATTTGAAACACATTTTAACAGCAAGTATGCTATTATTTGCTGTAATAGATATCGTAGGAAACATTCCTATTATTATAGATTTACGTCGCAAAACAGGACACATTCAATCTGGAAAAGCCACTATTATTGCTGGTATTATTTTGATAGTGTTTTTGTTTGTTGGGCAAAGCTTGCTCAATTTAATTGGAATCACTGTAAATCAGTTTGCCATTGCAGGTTCTTTTGTACTCTTTTTTCTAGCATTAGAAATGATTTT from Kordia antarctica encodes the following:
- a CDS encoding DUF6503 family protein, with amino-acid sequence MKKSFFYCLLCCFIYITTATSQELTGQQLLEKAIEYHDPNSNWETFNGTLNVTMETPKNAPRVSTIKINLPKEYFYVKASRDAKTTEYTVEKDTCVITFNGETNISDKVAKENNLSCDRANMYKNYYTYLYGLPMKLKDAGTVIHPKVTKKTFKGKKYLVLKVTYKESVGKDTWYFYFDPKTYAMEVYQFFKDESKNDGEYILLTDETVINDIKIPKKRAWYYNKDNGYLGTDILK
- a CDS encoding ribonucleoside-diphosphate reductase subunit alpha, with amino-acid sequence MFVAKRDGRKEPMMFDKITSRVRKLCYGLNDLVDPVKVAMRVIEGLYDGVTTSELDNLAAEIAATMTTTHPDYARLAARISVSNLHKNTKKSFSEAMEDLYQYVNPRTGKEAPLLSDEVYKVIMENADRLDSTIIYNRDFGYDYFGFKTLERSYLLKLNGKISERPQHMLMRVSIGIHLNDLDSAIETYELMSKKYFTHATPTLFNSGTPKPQMSSCFLLAMKDDSIDGIYDTLKQTARISQSAGGIGLSIHNVRATGSYIAGTNGTSNGIVPMLQVFNDTARYVDQGGGKRKGSFAIYIEPWHADIFDFLDLKKNHGKEEMRARDLFYAMWIPDLFMERVQEDSSWTLMCPNECPNLFNVHSEEFEELYLKYESAGKGRKTIKARELWEKILESQIETGTPYMLYKDAANRKSNQKNLGTIRSSNLCTEIMEYTSPDEVAVCNLASIALPMFIKGKEFDHKELFRVTKRVTRNLNKVIDRNYYPVKEAENSNFRHRPIGLGVQGLADTFIKLRMPFTSDEAKKLNQEIFETLYFAAVTASMEMAIEEGTYQSYEGSPISQGEFQYNLWGIKDEELSGRWDWAKLRTEVMKNGVRNSLLVAPMPTASTSQILGNNECFEPYTSNIYTRRVLSGEFIVVNKHLLEDLVNLGLWTEDLKQDLMRANGSIQHMEEIPQDIKELYKTVWELSMKDIIDMSRHRGYFIDQSQSLNLFMEGATMSKLTSMHFYAWKSGLKTGMYYLRTKSAVDAIKFTVAKEVKQEPVAIEAAAAVTVAAETVGEKPTPVAVEPLTPEELKEIIARSKEGEDDDCLMCGS
- a CDS encoding ribonucleotide-diphosphate reductase subunit beta produces the protein MSSAIEPILQENKDRFVIFPIKHADIWEWYKKSEASFWTAEEIDLHQDLTDWTTKLNDDERYFIKHILAFFAASDGIVNENLAENFVNEVQYSEAKFFYGFQIMMENIHSETYSLLIDTYVKDEKEKGMLFQAIDNFPAIKKKADWALQWIDSPSFAERLIAFAAVEGIFFSGAFCSIYWLKKRGIMPGLTFSNELISRDEGVHCDFAVHLHNNHLVNKVPKERIRAIIVDALNIEREFVTESLPVSLIGMNAKLMTQYLEFVTDRLLQELNCEKEYNVSNPFDFMDMISLQGKTNFFEKRVSEYQKAGVLNKEEESDKFSFDADF
- a CDS encoding DUF3109 family protein, with the translated sequence MFHLGKTIVSEDIIEKDFVCNLHACKGVCCVAGDAGAPLEKDEIKILEDIYETVKPFLRKEGIEAIEQQGTYIVTEKGELETPLVNGAECAYVTFDDKKVAMCGIEQAYNKGLVSWKKPISCHLYPVRVQDYSEFAAVNYHKWQVCDDACTLGKELQVPVYKFVKEALIRKFGEDWYLELEKTAQKLGR